The DNA window TGATAAATAAAAGCAAAAGAGAAAGCATCTTCTTCATTGATACCAAAATATTTCATCACAAAAACAATCGTTGCCTCATAAACTCCAATACCTGCGGGTGAAGATGGTAGAGCAAGACCAAAAGCGGAGATAACAAATACGACAAAAACTTTTGAAAAAGGTAACTCAAAATTTGAAAAACTGTTAATGAATCCGTACATAAAAAGAACATATAGCATATATAAAAATGCTGTTACAAAAAATGCTTTAGCAAGTTTTATTTTTGAAATTCTTAAAATATTTAAAAAGATTTTAATTGCAAAACTTTTTATGGAAAGAATAGGAAGCTTTTTGAGTAAAAAAAGTGTTATTTTTTGATATTTAATTGCAAGATAGAAAACGATTGATCCAAATGCAAAAATGAACATTGCAGGAATTAATACCTCAACAAATTTTGCTTCATTACCAAAAGAAAATAGTAAAAATGTAAAAATAATCAAAAGTAATAAATCTAAAAATCTTTCCATAATAAGCGAACTATA is part of the Sulfurospirillum arsenophilum NBRC 109478 genome and encodes:
- a CDS encoding lysylphosphatidylglycerol synthase transmembrane domain-containing protein; translation: MLSKVISLSIVILALAYLYFNININLLLNSLKTYHLMTIVYVFLITACNFLLVAFRWQILSDNRISFYDSYKVNLLSMVINQIAPARAGDLYKPYYLKRYFDIKLASSYSSLIMERFLDLLLLIIFTFLLFSFGNEAKFVEVLIPAMFIFAFGSIVFYLAIKYQKITLFLLKKLPILSIKSFAIKIFLNILRISKIKLAKAFFVTAFLYMLYVLFMYGFINSFSNFELPFSKVFVVFVISAFGLALPSSPAGIGVYEATIVFVMKYFGINEEDAFSFAFIYHIVQILSMFIMALYFKMRDNFAK